One segment of Melospiza melodia melodia isolate bMelMel2 unplaced genomic scaffold, bMelMel2.pri scaffold_34, whole genome shotgun sequence DNA contains the following:
- the LOC134434239 gene encoding olfactory receptor 14A16-like: MSNSSSIRHFLLLALADTRQLQLLHFCLLLGISLAALLGNGLIISAVACGHHLHTPMFFFLLNLALSDLGSICTTVPKAMHNSLWDTRDISYSGCAAQVFFFAFFMSAEFSLLTVMCYDRYVSICKPLHYGTLLGSRACAHMAAAAWASAFLYSLLHTANTFSLPLCHGNALGQFFCEIPQILTLSCSKSYLRELGLLVLSALLFFACFVFIVFSYVQIFRAVLRIPSEQGRNKAFSTCLPDLAVLSLFVSTGFFAYLKPPSFSSPSLDLALSVLYSVVPPALNPLIYSLRNQELKDALVTATLEAINSLFCYRAFRI; this comes from the coding sequence atgtccaacagcagctccatcaggcacttcctcctgctggcattggcagacacgcggcagctgcagctcctgcatttctgcctcttgctgggcatctccctggctgccctcctgggcaacggcctcatcatcagcgccgtagcctgcggccaccacctgcacacgcccatgttcttcttcctgctcaacctggccctcagcgacctgggctccatctgcaccactgtccccaaagccatgcacaattccctctgggacaccagagacatctcctactcaggatgtgctgctcaggtgtttttctttgccttcttcatgtcagcagagttTTCTCTGCTGACCGtaatgtgctacgaccgctacgtgtccatctgcaaacccctgcactacgggaccctcctgggcagcagagcttgtgcccacatggcagcagctgcctgggccagtgcctttctctattcactgctacacacagccaatacattttccttgcccctgtgccatggcaatgccctgggccagttcttctgtgaaatcccacagatcctcacactctcctgctccaaatcctacctcagggaacttgggcttcttgtgctaagtgctcttctattttttgcttgctttgtgttcattgttttctcctatgtgcagatcttcagggctgtgctgaggatcccctctgagcagggacggaaCAAAGCCTTCTCCACCTGCCTCCCTGACCTGGCTGTactctccctctttgtcagcactggcttttttgcctacctgaagcccccctccttctcttccccatccctggatctggccctgtcagttctgtactcagtggtgcctccagccctgaaccccctcatctacagcctgaggaaccaggagctcaaggatgcctTGGTAACTGCAACTTTagaagcaataaattctcttttctgctaCAGAGCCTTCAGAATATAA